Proteins encoded in a region of the Isosphaeraceae bacterium EP7 genome:
- a CDS encoding ABC transporter permease, translated as MNRTLNAIKLALRNLMLYKLRSLLTVLGLIFGVSSVVAMLAIAEGASLEAQRQIADLGATNLIIRSRKPDDENASAKRQSNESLVFAYGLTQKDYDRIIATIPTVLTAAPLREFRRNARYLDKDMDIRLVGVNPDFMRMSNHSVAQGRFFEDLDMARYANVAVLGAEVAEKLFPFGSPVGKSIRIDDGQYFKVIGVAAPKASSAGSGSSLAAQDFNQDVYIPLPTDLARFGEILSNTKQGTLTFEKIAMSQITVTVDAMENVKRTDEAIKSLLKQFHTRTDYAVTVPLELLEKAEATKRIFNMVLGSIASISLLVGGIGIMNIMLATVTERTREIGIRRALGAKRKDIILQFLIETAVLSGTGGLIGVVLGLIAPPVVSQFSGLPVVIQPYSPIIAFFIALIIGVAFGVYPARRAAMMDPVDALRSE; from the coding sequence ATGAATCGCACGCTCAATGCCATCAAGCTGGCCTTGCGCAACCTGATGCTCTACAAGCTCAGGTCGCTGCTGACCGTGCTCGGCCTGATCTTCGGCGTCTCGTCGGTGGTCGCGATGCTCGCCATCGCCGAGGGGGCCAGCCTCGAGGCGCAGCGGCAAATCGCCGACCTGGGGGCGACGAACCTCATCATCCGCTCGCGCAAGCCCGACGACGAGAACGCGTCGGCCAAGCGGCAGAGCAACGAGAGTCTGGTCTTCGCCTATGGGCTGACCCAGAAGGACTACGACCGGATCATCGCCACCATCCCGACCGTCCTGACGGCCGCCCCGCTGCGGGAGTTCCGCCGCAATGCCCGCTACCTGGACAAGGACATGGACATCCGGCTCGTCGGAGTGAACCCCGACTTCATGCGGATGTCGAACCACTCCGTCGCGCAAGGGCGGTTCTTCGAAGACCTGGACATGGCCCGATATGCCAACGTGGCCGTGCTGGGGGCTGAGGTCGCCGAGAAGCTCTTCCCGTTCGGCAGCCCGGTGGGCAAGTCGATCCGGATCGACGACGGCCAGTACTTCAAGGTCATCGGCGTGGCGGCGCCCAAGGCATCCTCGGCGGGCAGCGGCAGCAGCCTGGCGGCGCAGGACTTCAATCAGGACGTGTACATACCCCTGCCCACCGACCTGGCCCGCTTCGGCGAGATCCTCTCCAACACCAAGCAGGGGACGCTCACGTTCGAGAAGATCGCCATGAGCCAGATCACCGTGACCGTGGATGCGATGGAGAACGTCAAGCGCACCGACGAGGCGATCAAGAGCCTCCTCAAGCAGTTCCACACCCGGACCGACTACGCCGTGACCGTCCCGCTGGAACTGCTGGAGAAGGCCGAGGCCACCAAGCGCATCTTCAACATGGTGCTCGGGTCGATCGCCAGCATCTCGCTGCTGGTCGGCGGGATCGGCATCATGAACATCATGCTGGCGACGGTGACGGAGCGCACCCGCGAGATCGGCATCCGCCGGGCGCTGGGGGCCAAGCGGAAGGACATCATCCTCCAGTTCCTCATCGAGACGGCCGTGCTCTCGGGCACGGGGGGCCTGATCGGCGTGGTGCTCGGCCTGATCGCGCCGCCGGTGGTCTCGCAGTTCTCGGGGCTTCCGGTGGTGATCCAGCCGTACTCGCCGATCATCGCCTTCTTCATCGCGCTCATCATCGGCGTGGCCTTCGGCGTCTACCCGGCGCGGCGGGCCGCGATGATGGACCCGGTCGATGCGCTGCGCAGCGAATGA